From Methanomicrobiales archaeon HGW-Methanomicrobiales-1, a single genomic window includes:
- the aroE gene encoding shikimate dehydrogenase, giving the protein MKRIVLTGFRGTGKTEVGKVLANRLNVPLLDTDAQVEAKTGRSIPSIFHEEGEERFRAMEREVIASLPPDNVVISTGGGAVIDPKNMEHLRRQSVMILLTADIDAIEQRLARSPRPPLTSLPLREEIAELLDRRRQNYYASADFCVDTSETTAQAAAEKVLHFLAFGNSTLEQRTTAVQFFRTGRIPPPALTKLEQVLTGDDRDPQTRVMGVAGYPCAHSKSPALFNALFERYGLNYHYTWFEDPEIDEIMRVARCTDAKGLSVTIPFKQDVMEYVDEVDEHAAQPIGAVNSVVFACGTAIGYNTDWLGVRKPLVHLKGVKAVLLGAGGVAAAAAYALVDLDMEVTILNRTPATAKALADRLGCKSADWDSFDSIKPDLVVNATPLGMEPDTRSPLREDQVQPNMTIYDLVYTPPVTPLIQAARKKGCHTILGTELFIHQAREQFYLNFGIDVPDSVIRELVA; this is encoded by the coding sequence ATGAAGCGGATCGTACTCACCGGGTTTCGCGGAACGGGCAAGACTGAAGTGGGAAAAGTCCTTGCCAACCGGCTGAACGTGCCGTTGCTCGATACTGATGCACAGGTCGAGGCAAAGACCGGCAGGTCCATTCCCTCCATCTTTCACGAGGAGGGCGAGGAACGGTTCCGGGCCATGGAACGCGAGGTGATAGCATCCCTTCCCCCCGACAATGTTGTGATCAGCACGGGTGGCGGAGCCGTGATCGATCCAAAGAACATGGAGCACCTGCGCCGGCAGAGTGTCATGATCCTCCTCACCGCAGATATCGATGCCATCGAACAGCGGCTGGCAAGATCCCCCCGCCCGCCGCTGACCAGCCTCCCGCTCCGGGAAGAGATTGCCGAACTCCTGGACCGCCGCCGCCAGAATTATTACGCATCAGCGGATTTCTGCGTAGACACCAGCGAGACAACGGCTCAGGCTGCAGCAGAGAAGGTGCTGCATTTCCTTGCCTTTGGGAATTCCACGCTGGAGCAGCGTACTACCGCTGTGCAATTCTTCAGGACAGGGCGGATTCCACCCCCCGCACTCACAAAACTGGAACAGGTGCTTACGGGCGATGACCGTGACCCGCAGACCCGGGTCATGGGTGTAGCCGGTTACCCTTGCGCCCACAGCAAGAGCCCGGCACTCTTCAACGCGCTCTTCGAACGCTATGGCCTCAACTACCACTACACCTGGTTTGAAGACCCGGAGATCGATGAGATCATGCGGGTGGCCCGGTGCACCGATGCAAAAGGACTCTCGGTAACGATCCCGTTCAAGCAGGACGTGATGGAGTATGTCGATGAGGTGGATGAACACGCGGCCCAACCGATCGGTGCCGTGAACAGCGTGGTCTTTGCCTGCGGGACAGCAATCGGCTATAACACCGACTGGCTGGGTGTCAGAAAACCCCTCGTCCACCTGAAGGGGGTAAAAGCGGTGCTGCTCGGGGCCGGGGGGGTAGCTGCGGCTGCTGCGTATGCATTGGTCGACCTCGATATGGAGGTGACCATCCTGAACCGGACACCGGCAACGGCAAAAGCGCTGGCCGACCGGTTGGGCTGCAAGTCAGCCGACTGGGATTCCTTTGACAGCATAAAACCGGACCTGGTGGTCAATGCCACCCCGCTGGGCATGGAACCGGATACCCGGAGCCCGCTTCGCGAGGATCAGGTTCAGCCCAACATGACGATTTACGATCTGGTCTACACCCCTCCGGTGACTCCTCTCATCCAGGCAGCCCGGAAGAAAGGGTGTCACACCATCCTCGGCACCGAGCTGTTCATCCACCAGGCGCGTGAACAGTTCTATCTCAACTTTGGCATCGATGTCCCGGACAGCGTAATCAGGGAGCTGGTAGCATGA
- the aroA gene encoding 3-phosphoshikimate 1-carboxyvinyltransferase, which translates to MIVTPARVTSVDLEVTAPSSKSYTHRALIAAALAEGKTTIFRPLEAEDTRLTEGALRLLGAVIEDQPGRMLVTGCRGSLPNRRPTTLDLDNSGTSLRLLTNLALLCQFPVTLTGSARMQERPIGPLAGALPALGGTVEFLQKDGYPPLRVSGKLLGGPVVIDGSMSSQFISSILMAAPYAEKEVEVIIPTPPASASYLDITLSVMEAFGAKVERTGYERFVVSTADRYKARRYTVEGDYSSASYFFALAAICGGKVMVKNLAPASVQGDRRFLDALEAMGCKVTYGGKSVTVEKSGALNGITFDMSSSPDTVQTICMVAAMAGTPTTLTGIGHLKFKESDRISSTAERLRLLGGDVQVSDDSITIRPAPLHGGTIDPANDHRTAMSFAVLGCGIGGVTIENAECVNKSFPEFWLMLKQAGVLP; encoded by the coding sequence ATGATAGTCACTCCCGCACGGGTCACCAGCGTGGACCTGGAAGTAACCGCACCATCATCCAAGAGTTACACCCACCGGGCACTCATAGCAGCAGCTCTTGCCGAAGGAAAGACCACCATCTTCCGACCGCTTGAAGCGGAAGATACCCGGCTGACCGAAGGAGCCCTCCGGTTGCTCGGCGCTGTTATTGAAGACCAGCCGGGAAGGATGCTGGTCACCGGTTGCAGGGGATCCCTGCCGAACCGCAGGCCGACAACCCTTGACCTCGACAACTCCGGCACCAGCCTCCGGCTGCTGACCAACCTTGCCCTGCTCTGCCAGTTCCCGGTGACCCTGACCGGTAGCGCCCGTATGCAGGAACGTCCTATCGGGCCCCTTGCCGGGGCTCTCCCGGCCCTTGGCGGGACTGTGGAATTCCTGCAAAAAGACGGTTACCCCCCGCTCCGCGTGAGCGGGAAACTGCTTGGTGGGCCGGTGGTGATCGACGGCTCCATGAGCAGCCAGTTCATCTCCTCAATCCTGATGGCGGCTCCCTATGCGGAAAAGGAAGTCGAAGTCATCATCCCGACCCCACCGGCATCGGCCTCGTACCTCGACATCACGCTCAGCGTAATGGAAGCGTTCGGGGCAAAGGTTGAGCGGACCGGTTACGAGCGGTTCGTTGTCAGCACCGCTGACCGCTACAAAGCCCGGCGCTATACCGTAGAGGGCGACTACTCCTCCGCCTCGTACTTCTTTGCCCTTGCCGCCATCTGCGGCGGGAAAGTGATGGTAAAGAACCTGGCCCCCGCATCCGTGCAGGGCGACCGCAGGTTCCTCGACGCGTTAGAGGCAATGGGGTGTAAGGTAACCTATGGCGGGAAGTCGGTTACGGTGGAGAAATCCGGTGCACTCAACGGCATCACGTTCGACATGAGCTCATCGCCCGACACGGTTCAGACCATCTGCATGGTGGCAGCAATGGCCGGCACGCCCACCACCCTCACGGGCATCGGACATTTAAAATTCAAGGAAAGTGACCGTATCAGTAGTACCGCAGAGCGGCTGCGATTGCTAGGCGGGGACGTGCAGGTATCGGATGACAGCATCACGATACGACCTGCCCCCCTGCATGGCGGGACGATAGACCCGGCAAACGATCACCGCACCGCGATGAGTTTTGCCGTACTGGGCTGCGGTATCGGGGGAGTTACCATAGAAAACGCAGAGTGCGTGAACAAGTCATTCCCGGAGTTCTGGCTCATGCTGAAACAGGCAGGGGTGCTGCCATGA
- the aroC gene encoding chorismate synthase produces MNTFGRNFRITTFGESHGPAVGVVIDGCPAGLALAENDIQPLLDRRRPGTSPLSSPRKESDKIEILSGVFEGMTTGTPIALMVRNENQQSKDYEELREKFRPGHADFTCQEKYGIRDHRGGGRSSGRETLARVAAAAVAMKCLAARGIAVKGTISEVHGKTDPAEMEQEILDAKAAGDSVGGIVQLTATGCPIGLGDPVFGKLDALIAGAMMGIGAVKGVEIGDGFAVARTFGSGNNDPMTADGFSSNHAGGILGGISSGQDIIVRIAVKPTPSIAKLQQTRDIHGNVCEISVGGRHDPCIVPRIVPVAEAMLALVLIDCVLEQGKYTK; encoded by the coding sequence ATGAACACCTTTGGCAGAAATTTCAGGATCACAACATTCGGAGAGAGCCACGGCCCGGCAGTCGGCGTTGTTATTGACGGTTGCCCGGCCGGCCTGGCACTTGCAGAGAACGATATCCAGCCGCTCCTTGACCGGAGACGCCCGGGCACGTCGCCGCTCAGCTCGCCCCGCAAGGAGAGCGATAAAATCGAGATTCTTTCCGGCGTATTTGAAGGAATGACCACCGGCACACCGATAGCCCTTATGGTCAGGAACGAGAACCAGCAGTCAAAGGACTACGAGGAACTCCGGGAGAAATTCCGCCCGGGCCACGCTGATTTCACGTGCCAGGAAAAGTACGGCATCCGGGATCACCGGGGCGGCGGCAGGAGTTCAGGACGCGAAACACTCGCACGGGTGGCAGCCGCTGCCGTGGCAATGAAGTGCCTTGCTGCCCGGGGGATTGCCGTTAAGGGGACCATCAGCGAAGTGCATGGCAAAACCGATCCAGCAGAGATGGAACAAGAGATCCTTGACGCAAAGGCAGCCGGGGATTCTGTTGGCGGCATCGTGCAGCTGACCGCAACCGGCTGCCCCATTGGTCTTGGCGATCCGGTCTTTGGGAAACTGGACGCCCTGATCGCCGGCGCGATGATGGGAATCGGCGCAGTCAAAGGTGTTGAAATCGGTGACGGATTTGCTGTTGCACGAACGTTCGGCAGCGGGAACAACGACCCGATGACGGCTGACGGATTTTCAAGTAATCATGCGGGAGGGATTCTCGGCGGAATCTCATCCGGGCAGGACATTATCGTGAGAATTGCCGTCAAACCCACACCATCCATTGCAAAGCTCCAGCAGACCCGTGACATCCACGGCAATGTTTGCGAGATATCTGTTGGCGGCAGGCATGATCCCTGCATTGTCCCCCGCATCGTACCGGTGGCTGAAGCCATGCTGGCACTCGTGCTCATCGACTGCGTGCTGGAACAGGGGAAATACACGAAGTAA
- a CDS encoding prephenate dehydrogenase/arogenate dehydrogenase family protein: MKAGIIGGTGRMGRLFARVFENVGYEVLVSGRKTTVTGADIARQCDIVIISVPIRETVKVIEAIAPLMRPGQLLCDFTSLKVRPVEAMLRSEADVIGLHPMFGPTVKSISRQTIIVCPARADEARVAALIGIFEAQGAICTIATPEEHDRIVAVVQGLTHFVTLCMADTVRRLGVDLMKTGQFESPVYQIELSLVGRLLSQDPALYADILQQNPYVPEVLAACRSSAADLAAIVDAKDPEQFRAFFEKNSRHLGSYCEEGQKTTDALIECMVNR, from the coding sequence ATGAAGGCAGGCATCATCGGGGGTACCGGCAGGATGGGCAGGCTCTTTGCCCGGGTATTTGAAAACGTCGGGTACGAAGTGCTGGTCTCCGGGAGAAAGACGACAGTCACCGGTGCCGACATTGCACGGCAGTGCGATATCGTGATCATCTCGGTCCCGATCCGGGAAACGGTAAAGGTCATCGAAGCAATCGCACCGCTCATGCGGCCCGGCCAGCTCCTCTGCGATTTCACGTCGCTCAAGGTGAGACCCGTGGAAGCAATGCTCAGGTCTGAAGCGGACGTGATCGGTCTCCACCCGATGTTCGGGCCGACCGTGAAGTCCATCAGCCGCCAGACCATCATTGTCTGTCCGGCCCGGGCAGACGAAGCCCGCGTGGCAGCACTTATCGGGATCTTTGAGGCGCAGGGCGCGATCTGCACGATTGCAACGCCGGAAGAACATGACCGGATCGTGGCCGTGGTGCAGGGCCTCACGCACTTTGTCACGCTCTGTATGGCAGACACGGTCCGCAGGCTTGGCGTGGACCTCATGAAGACCGGACAGTTCGAGAGCCCCGTATACCAGATCGAGCTCTCGCTCGTGGGCCGGCTCCTCTCGCAGGACCCCGCGCTCTATGCCGACATCCTCCAGCAGAACCCCTATGTGCCGGAAGTCCTTGCAGCCTGCCGGAGTTCCGCAGCAGACCTCGCCGCGATCGTGGATGCAAAAGACCCGGAGCAGTTCCGGGCATTCTTTGAGAAGAACAGCCGCCACCTTGGCAGCTATTGCGAGGAGGGCCAGAAGACAACCGATGCCCTGATCGAATGCATGGTGAACCGATGA
- a CDS encoding prephenate dehydratase — protein MKLLTLGPEGTFSHEMALKLNLVKPGEIVLLPTIHSIMAAVARGDGDGIVPMENSEAGSVGETLDGLSRHPLFITGEMYMPIHHNLASLVPLEEIRVIYAHPQTHEQCSEAIEKWGVPVIHTSSNASSALEAKKTPNAGALIPVIAAGLYHLPVLVRNTENNAGNTTRFVRISPAPLPDKTPEKCSILIDPNADRSGLLHDLLEAFAKRKINLTRIESRPSKRKIGEYVFFLDTTWSAKTAEAIKELKTITGVKELGCYRKIGVES, from the coding sequence ATGAAACTCCTCACGCTCGGACCGGAAGGCACGTTCTCCCACGAGATGGCCCTGAAACTGAACCTCGTAAAACCCGGAGAGATCGTCTTACTCCCCACCATCCACAGCATCATGGCCGCAGTAGCGAGAGGCGACGGGGACGGCATTGTCCCGATGGAGAACTCCGAGGCGGGAAGTGTGGGCGAGACGCTCGACGGTCTCTCGCGGCACCCGCTATTCATTACAGGAGAGATGTACATGCCCATCCACCACAACTTAGCCTCGCTCGTCCCGCTGGAAGAGATCCGTGTCATCTACGCCCATCCCCAGACCCACGAGCAGTGCAGCGAAGCAATTGAGAAGTGGGGCGTGCCGGTCATCCACACGAGCAGCAATGCATCGAGTGCGCTGGAGGCAAAAAAGACCCCGAACGCAGGCGCCCTCATCCCGGTCATTGCGGCCGGGCTCTACCACCTGCCCGTGCTCGTCCGGAACACCGAGAACAATGCCGGCAATACCACGCGGTTTGTCCGGATCTCCCCTGCCCCCCTGCCGGACAAAACCCCGGAAAAGTGCAGCATCCTCATCGATCCCAACGCGGACCGGTCCGGCCTGCTCCATGACCTGCTCGAAGCCTTTGCCAAAAGGAAGATCAACCTGACCCGGATCGAGTCCCGGCCATCCAAGCGGAAGATTGGCGAATACGTCTTCTTCCTCGATACCACGTGGTCGGCAAAGACTGCCGAAGCAATCAAAGAACTCAAAACCATCACCGGGGTCAAGGAACTCGGCTGTTACCGGAAGATCGGGGTGGAATCATGA